From a single Plutella xylostella chromosome 5, ilPluXylo3.1, whole genome shotgun sequence genomic region:
- the LOC105391682 gene encoding NADH dehydrogenase [ubiquinone] 1 alpha subcomplex assembly factor 2, whose translation MAGEQRHVWRIVLRNFINSLRPRQIVGNKMGKDYIGNQYYEIPAKPQEGKRKPTRWYDPPKGQDFQDPIPAEWEAWLRYRRTVPPTEEEVARNVALMQMKQANAAQIETKRLAEGGSLPSRPDKGADSFPSYPDLQPGEKPK comes from the exons ATGGCGGGCGAACAGAGACATGTTTGGCGAATTGTCCTTAGAAACTTTATCAACTCATTAAGGCCTCGCCAAATTGTAGGAAATAAAATGG GCAAAGATTATATAGGAAACCAATACTATGAAATCCCGGCCAAGCCTCAAGAAGGCAAGAGGAAGCCCACTCGGTGGTATGACCCCCCCAAAGGACAGGACTTTCAAGACCCAATACCGGCTGAGTGGGAAGCATGGCTTAGGTACCGCAG AACTGTGCCACCAACTGAAGAAGAAGTAGCCAGGAATGTAGCTTTAATGCAAATGAAACAGGCAAATGCAGCCCAGATTGAGACCAAGCGGCTGGCGGAGGGAGGCTCCTTGCCATCGAGACCGGACAAGGGAGCCGACTCCTTCCCCTCATACCCTGACTTACAACCTGGAGAAAAACCTAAATGA
- the LOC105391648 gene encoding trans-1,2-dihydrobenzene-1,2-diol dehydrogenase isoform X1, whose protein sequence is MTNTEAGSVAMGSPLNWGIAGVGMIAHDFLTALATLPACQHRVCAVAGKELERVHRLASLHKIPTAYEGYDALAQDTSVDIVFISVLNLQHYEVAKLMLESGKHVLCEKPLGMTHKQTKSLVELAREKKLFLLEGMWSRFFPAYEALDQHIAAGGLGDVYHINVQFGVEINDIERNLMKDLGGGAVLDLGVYMLQLVQFVYKDAPTDIVCTGHLSKIGVDESISCALKYKDGRTATLSAHTRATMTNKAEIIGTKGTIVLEYFWCPTALHISAANSTEWSLPRGQFKFHFHNSAGLSYEIQECYDCISEGLLQSPKMTLDETVLLAKLADTMRSQVGVLENEL, encoded by the exons ATGACCAATACGGAGGCAGGAAGCGTTGCA ATGGGCAGCCCTCTAAACTGGGGTATAGCGGGCGTGGGCATGATAGCGCACGACTTCCTAACAGCCCTGGCGACGCTGCCGGCGTGCCAGCACCGCGTGTGCGCCGTCGCGGGCAAGGAGCTGGAGCGCGTGCACCGGCTCGCCAGCCTGCACAAGATACCCACGGCCTATGAGGGATACGACGCGCTGGCGCAAGACACTtctgtag ACATCGTGTTCATCAGTGTCCTGAACCTTCAGCACTATGAAGTGGCTAAGCTGATGCTGGAGAGTGGCAAGCACGTGCTGTGCGAGAAGCCGCTCGGAATGACGCACAAGCAGACCAAGTCGCTGGTCGAGTTGGCTAGAGAAAAGAAGCTGTTCCTTCTGGAAGGCATGTGGTCCCGGTTCTTCCCCGCGTACGAGGCTCTGGACCAGCACATCGCGGCGGGCGGGCTCGGCGACGTCTACCACATCAATGTACAGTTTGGAGTCGAAATCAACGACATCGAAAGAAACCT GATGAAAGACCtaggcggcggcgcggtgctAGACCTAGGCGTATACATGCTACAACTAGTGCAGTTCGTGTACAAAGACGCTCCCACAGATATCGTGTGCACGGGACACCTCAGCAAAATCGGCGTAGACGAATCTATATCGTGTGCCCTTAAATATAAGGACGGGCGGACGGCGACACTGTCGGCGCATACGCGAGCCACGATGACCAACAAGGCCGAGATCATAGGGACCAAGGGCACTATTGTG CTGGAATACTTCTGGTGCCCGACGGCGCTGCACATCTCGGCCGCCAACAGCACGGAGTGGTCTCTACCGCGGGGACAGTTCAAGTTCCACTTCCACAACAGCGCCGGCCTCAGTTACGAGATTCAGGAGTGCTATGACTGTATTAGTGAAG GTTTACTTCAAAGCCCAAAGATGACACTAGATGAAACGGTCCTCCTGGCTAAACTAGCTGACACGATGCGATCGCAAGTCGGCGTATTAGAAAATGAACTATGA
- the LOC125491385 gene encoding uncharacterized protein LOC125491385, producing the protein MYALSPETITDCKWWLKHLSDISPIFLKATTMFITTDASDLGWGATINGKKQKGQWNTNQKSWHCNRKELWTVYITLKKNEMTLRGHTCLVQSDNRTVVAYLQKQGGTKSLTLLRMTRAIFLLADQLNITINAKYIPGRYNATADSLSRHQELPEWSLSNSVTDMIFNKWGTPEIDLFASARSRVVKKYATEDAQDRKALFIDAFAKQWNWNLAWIFPPPCMMPRILCHLNTARGTYLIVCPRWHKVYWRADLKARATAAPFTIKDLQSNLMDHRTQQPPPEVKDLQLEVWRVRGGPPK; encoded by the coding sequence ATGTATGCCCTGTCCCCAGAGACGATTACCGACTGCAAATGGTGGCTCAAGCACCTGTCCGACATCTCACCAATCTTCCTGAAAGCAACGACGATGTTCATAACAACAGACGCATCAGACCTGGGTTGGGGTGCCACAATCAACGGAAAGAAGCAAAAAGGGCAATGGAATACCAACCAAAAATCATGGCACTGCAACAGGAAAGAATTATGGACGGTATACATCACTCTGAAAAAGAACGAGATGACGCTAAGAGGCCACACTTGCCTTGTACAGTCCGACAACCGAACTGTAGTGGCCTACCTTCAGAAACAAGGGGGCACCAAATCACTGACTTTGCTAAGAATGACGAGAGCAATATTTCTCCTCGCGGACCAGCTAAACATCACAATCAACGCGAAGTACATCCCAGGTCGATACAATGCTACAGCAGACAGCCTCTCGCGACACCAAGAACTTCCAGAATGGTCCCTGTCCAACTCTGTCACGGACATGATCTTCAACAAGTGGGGCACCCCGGAGATAGACCTGTTTGCGTCAGCCCGGTCGAGAGTAGTGAAAAAGTATGCAACAGAGGATGCACAGGATCGGAAGGCCCTATTCATAGACGCATTCGCGAAGCAGTGGAACTGGAACCTTGCATGGATATTTCCCCCACCATGCATGATGCCGAGAATATTATGTCACTTGAATACAGCCAGAGGAACTTACTTGATCGTCTGCCCCCGCTGGCACAAAGTCTACTGGAGAGCCGACCTGAAAGCACGAGCAACTGCGGCCCCATTCACGATCAAAGACCTACAGTCGAACTTAATGGATCACAGAACCCAACAACCTCCACCAGAGGTGAAGGACTTACAATTGGAGGTCTGGAGGGTACGGGGTGGGCCTCCGAAATAA
- the LOC105391673 gene encoding ornithine aminotransferase, mitochondrial isoform X2: MAEQKLSSKEIFELEDKYGCRNYAPLPVALSRGEGVFVWDVEGKKYFDFLSAYSAVNQGHCHPRIIAALKNQAEKLTLVSRAFYSDQLGKFEKFLTGVFGFDRLLPMNTGVEGGESACKIARRWAYEVKKVPKDQAKIIFAENNFWGRTLSACSSSSDPTCYQGYGPFMPGFKLIPYDDIPALEAELQDPTVAAFMVEPIQGEAGVVVPAPGYLRRVRELCTKYNVLWIADEVQTGLGRTGKLLAVDHEGVKPDILILGKALSGGVLPVSAVLANNDVMNVITPGTHGSTYGGNPLACAVATEAIKVLLEENLSENAERLGRVLRAELETIPKSLVTTVRGKGLMNAIVIHDSIPAYEVCLRLRDAGLLAKPTHGQTIRLAPPLVITEPQVKQCADIIKQVLVDFKK; the protein is encoded by the exons ATGGCCGAACAGAAGTTGTCGTCTAAAGAGATCTTCGAGCTGGAAGACAAGTATGGCTGCCGCAACTATGCACCGCTGCCCGTCGCGCTCTCCCGCGGAGAAG GAGTGTTCGTGTGGGACGTGGAAGGTAAGAAGTACTTCGACTTCCTGTCGGCGTACTCGGCGGTGAACCAGGGCCACTGCCACCCGCGCATCATCGCCGCTCTCAAGAACCAGGCAGAGAAACTCACCCTCGTGTCCAG AGCGTTCTACTCAGACCAGCTGGGAAAGTTCGAGAAGTTCCTGACGGGG GTGTTCGGCTTCGACCGGCTGCTGCCCATGAACACGGGCGTGGAGGGCGGCGAGAGCGCCTGCAAGATCGCGCGCCGCTGGGCCTACGAGGTCAAGAAGGTGCCCAAGGACCAGGCCAAG ATAATCTTCGCGGAGAACAACTTCTGGGGCCGCACGCTGTCGGCGTGCTCGTCCTCCTCCGACCCCACCTGCTACCAGGGCTACGGGCCCTTCATGCCCGGCTTCAAGCTCATTCCCTACGATGACATTCCTGCGCTTGAG GCGGAGCTCCAAGACCCGACGGTGGCGGCCTTTATGGTGGAGCCCATCCAAGGCGAGGCGGGCGTGGTGGTCCCCGCGCCCGGGTACCTGCGGAGAGTGAGGGAACTGTGCACCAAGTACAATGTACTGTGGATAGCGGATGAGGTGCAGACTGGGCTCG GTCGCACGGGCAAGCTGCTAGCGGTAGACCACGAGGGCGTGAAGCCCGACATCCTGATCCTGGGGAAGGCGCTGAGCGGCGGCGTCCTACCTGTGTCGGCCGTGCTGGCCAACAACGATGTTATGAAC GTGATCACGCCCGGAACCCACGGGTCTACATACGGAGGCAACCCCCTGGCGTGTGCCGTCGCCACTGAAGCTATCAAG GTGCTTCTAGAAGAGAACCTGTCCGAGAACGCGGAGCGGCTCGGCCGCGTGCTGAGAGCTGAACTAGAGACGATCCCGAAGAGCCTGGTGACCACCGTGCGCGGGAAGGGACTCATGAACGCCATCGTCATACACGACA GTATCCCAGCCTACGAAGTCTGCCTGCGCCTGCGCGACGCCGGGCTCCTCGCCAAGCCGACGCACGGACAGACCATCCGCCTGGCGCCGCCGCTCGTCATCACTGAGCCGCAGGTCAAGCAGTGTGCGGATATTATCAAGCAAGTGCTGGTTGACTTCAAGAAATGA
- the LOC105391648 gene encoding trans-1,2-dihydrobenzene-1,2-diol dehydrogenase isoform X2, whose product MAEVEVTNMGSPLNWGIAGVGMIAHDFLTALATLPACQHRVCAVAGKELERVHRLASLHKIPTAYEGYDALAQDTSVDIVFISVLNLQHYEVAKLMLESGKHVLCEKPLGMTHKQTKSLVELAREKKLFLLEGMWSRFFPAYEALDQHIAAGGLGDVYHINVQFGVEINDIERNLMKDLGGGAVLDLGVYMLQLVQFVYKDAPTDIVCTGHLSKIGVDESISCALKYKDGRTATLSAHTRATMTNKAEIIGTKGTIVLEYFWCPTALHISAANSTEWSLPRGQFKFHFHNSAGLSYEIQECYDCISEGLLQSPKMTLDETVLLAKLADTMRSQVGVLENEL is encoded by the exons ATGGCAGAGGTGGAAGTAACAAAT ATGGGCAGCCCTCTAAACTGGGGTATAGCGGGCGTGGGCATGATAGCGCACGACTTCCTAACAGCCCTGGCGACGCTGCCGGCGTGCCAGCACCGCGTGTGCGCCGTCGCGGGCAAGGAGCTGGAGCGCGTGCACCGGCTCGCCAGCCTGCACAAGATACCCACGGCCTATGAGGGATACGACGCGCTGGCGCAAGACACTtctgtag ACATCGTGTTCATCAGTGTCCTGAACCTTCAGCACTATGAAGTGGCTAAGCTGATGCTGGAGAGTGGCAAGCACGTGCTGTGCGAGAAGCCGCTCGGAATGACGCACAAGCAGACCAAGTCGCTGGTCGAGTTGGCTAGAGAAAAGAAGCTGTTCCTTCTGGAAGGCATGTGGTCCCGGTTCTTCCCCGCGTACGAGGCTCTGGACCAGCACATCGCGGCGGGCGGGCTCGGCGACGTCTACCACATCAATGTACAGTTTGGAGTCGAAATCAACGACATCGAAAGAAACCT GATGAAAGACCtaggcggcggcgcggtgctAGACCTAGGCGTATACATGCTACAACTAGTGCAGTTCGTGTACAAAGACGCTCCCACAGATATCGTGTGCACGGGACACCTCAGCAAAATCGGCGTAGACGAATCTATATCGTGTGCCCTTAAATATAAGGACGGGCGGACGGCGACACTGTCGGCGCATACGCGAGCCACGATGACCAACAAGGCCGAGATCATAGGGACCAAGGGCACTATTGTG CTGGAATACTTCTGGTGCCCGACGGCGCTGCACATCTCGGCCGCCAACAGCACGGAGTGGTCTCTACCGCGGGGACAGTTCAAGTTCCACTTCCACAACAGCGCCGGCCTCAGTTACGAGATTCAGGAGTGCTATGACTGTATTAGTGAAG GTTTACTTCAAAGCCCAAAGATGACACTAGATGAAACGGTCCTCCTGGCTAAACTAGCTGACACGATGCGATCGCAAGTCGGCGTATTAGAAAATGAACTATGA
- the LOC119690963 gene encoding uncharacterized protein LOC119690963 — MSLVLRSYIKTKKYVSMSGNTNVPPPSNVYCLLSRCFSDDKIEKDPEYNCSTIIVENGPHLQELPLIVRRAKDLTGIREEKTNTERAPQHDTHNYPLIQAEFKECLALRDVFSLLSKCTKITPNIALGAMERIYHLEKNPHPLDTTPNYSSVAKDAIVEKLLKVVMKTEETQTILNALNAISTFIEPYKYEFCDEVLLRVSENKLNLDQICKFMEFLVKNRNNQKYSEMIDKLWVGFVDREYEINEDTISKIFKLLPHFRESKKTVLNLLEQKLLELWCRVKLPGMYEILNTYLQENSWRPDSFAIIAGWLYTNIHALDDDSLLEMVTAFTKIKYNDGQIEKSIERYIRLKGSKLESPILIVGILNYCMQFRIRNVHILNGCQEYYWRKGNYIPINFIKSIIFPYGFLYYYNSNYFTAVEKFVDDNYEKFSADDVSSIILALIYTCHYPLQLVQKIFTPERLSNITDDSLLMRKMTLIDTAMTLECKQYLGPMLPKDQWSKSVSQDGRVRKIVTLIHEDLLEIAGGSERLSVSVLVPHLCSDEAYLIDIMLHPVGLGSNTFNWKSKCAKDEIVAVLVHLPEHYCSDDELVGPQEMRKRHLRLLGMKVASLKYTTLYDFKSSKNNVGLQKYLKECIDNASLSL, encoded by the coding sequence ATGTCTTTAGTTCTGCGATCATACATCAAAACAAAGAAATATGTATCCATGTCTGGTAATACCAATGTTCCACCGCCTTCGAATGTATACTGTTTGCTGTCTCGATGTTTTAGCGACGATAAAATTGAAAAGGATCCAGAATACAACTGCAGCACCATCATTGTGGAGAACGGCCCTCACCTCCAGGAGCTTCCTCTAATTGTAAGAAGAGCTAAAGACTTGACTGGCATAAGAGAAGAAAAAACGAATACAGAAAGAGCACCACAACACGACACTCACAACTATCCCCTCATACAGGCTGAGTTTAAAGAATGTTTAGCTCTGAGAGATGTCTTCAGTTTACTTTCAAAATGTACCAAAATAACACCAAATATTGCATTGGGTGCTATGGAGAGAATTTATCATTTGGAGAAAAATCCACATCCATTAGACACAACTCCAAATTACAGTAGTGTAGCTAAGGATGCTATTGTAGAAAAGCTTTTAAAAGTTGTCATGAAGACTGAGGAAACCCAGACAATATTGAATGCATTAAATGCTATTTCTACCTTCATAGAGCCATACAAATATGAGTTTTGTGATGAGGTGTTGCTCCGGGTATCGGAGAATAAATTAAACCTGGATCAAATTTGTAAATTCATGGAATTTCTGGTCAAGAATAGAAACAATCAAAAGTATTCAGAAATGATTGACAAGCTATGGGTTGGTTTTGTTGATCGTgaatatgaaataaatgaagacactatttctaaaatattcaAGCTATTGCCACACTTCAGGGAGAGTAAAAAGACAGTGTTGAACCTTCTTGAACAGAAGCTGTTGGAACTCTGGTGCAGGGTGAAGCTGCCCGGGATGtatgaaatattaaatacatatttacaggaAAACTCTTGGAGGCCAGATTCATTTGCAATTATTGCTGGCTGGTTGTACACCAACATCCATGCTCTAGATGATGATTCACTACTGGAAATGGTCACTGCATTCACCAAAATCAAGTACAATGATGGTCAAATAGAGAAGTCAATTGAAAGATACATAAGATTGAAAGGATCTAAACTAGAGTCCCCAATACTCATTGTTGGCATTCTGAATTACTGCATGCAGTTTCGAATAAGGAATGTTCATATATTAAATGGATGCCAAGAATACTACTGGCGCAAAGGAAATTATATTCCAATTAACtttataaaatcaataattttccCTTATgggtttttgtattattacaaCAGTAATTATTTTACAGCAGTTGAAAAATTTGttgatgataattatgaaaaatttagTGCAGATGATGTATCTTCGATTATTCTAGCATTGATTTATACTTGCCATTATCCATTACAATtagtacaaaaaatatttacaccaGAGAGACTATCAAATATTACTGATGATAGCTTGTTAATGAGGAAAATGACCCTAATTGACACAGCTATGACTTTAGAGTGTAAACAATATTTGGGGCCTATGTTACCTAAAGACCAGTGGTCTAAATCTGTGTCACAGGATGGTAGGGTCAGGAAAATTGTAACTTTGATCCATGAAGATTTGTTGGAGATAGCTGGTGGGTCTGAGAGGCTGTCTGTATCCGTGCTGGTGCCACACTTGTGCTCCGATGAAGCATACCTTATTGACATCATGCTGCACCCTGTAGGCCTTGGCAGTAACACTTTTAATTGGAAATCCAAATGTGCCAAAGATGAGATTGTGGCTGTTCTGGTCCACTTGCCTGAACACTACTGTTCTGATGATGAACTGGTTGGCCCCCAAGAAATGAGGAAAAGACATTTACGATTACTGGGCATGAAGGTTGCTAGTCTCAAATACACAACACTTTATGATTTCAAGAGCAGCAAAAACAATGTAGGCTTACAGAAATATTTAAAGGAATGTATCGATAATGCCAGTTTGTCACTGtag
- the LOC105391673 gene encoding ornithine aminotransferase, mitochondrial isoform X1: MAEQKLSSKEIFELEDKYGCRNYAPLPVALSRGEGVFVWDVEGKKYFDFLSAYSAVNQGHCHPRIIAALKNQAEKLTLVSRAFYSDQLGKFEKFLTGVFGFDRLLPMNTGVEGGESACKIARRWAYEVKKVPKDQAKIIFAENNFWGRTLSACSSSSDPTCYQGYGPFMPGFKLIPYDDIPALEAELQDPTVAAFMVEPIQGEAGVVVPAPGYLRRVRELCTKYNVLWIADEVQTGLGRTGKLLAVDHEGVKPDILILGKALSGGVLPVSAVLANNDVMNVITPGTHGSTYGGNPLACAVATEAIKVLLEENLSENAERLGRVLRAELETIPKSLVTTVRGKGLMNAIVIHDSIPAYEVCLRLRDAGLLAKPTHGQTIRLAPPLVITEPQVKQCADIIKQVLVDFKK; this comes from the exons ATGGCCGAACAGAAGTTGTCGTCTAAAGAGATCTTCGAGCTGGAAGACAAGTATGGCTGCCGCAACTATGCACCGCTGCCCGTCGCGCTCTCCCGCGGAGAAG GAGTGTTCGTGTGGGACGTGGAAGGTAAGAAGTACTTCGACTTCCTGTCGGCGTACTCGGCGGTGAACCAGGGCCACTGCCACCCGCGCATCATCGCCGCTCTCAAGAACCAGGCAGAGAAACTCACCCTCGTGTCCAG AGCGTTCTACTCAGACCAGCTGGGAAAGTTCGAGAAGTTCCTGACGGGGGTGTTCGGCTTCGACCGGCTGCTGCCCATGAACACGGGCGTGGAGGGCGGCGAGAGCGCCTGCAAGATCGCGCGCCGCTGGGCCTACGAGGTCAAGAAGGTGCCCAAGGATCAGGCCAAG ATAATCTTCGCGGAGAACAACTTCTGGGGCCGCACGCTGTCGGCGTGCTCGTCCTCCTCCGACCCCACCTGCTACCAGGGCTACGGGCCCTTCATGCCCGGCTTCAAGCTCATTCCCTACGATGACATTCCTGCGCTTGAG GCGGAGCTCCAAGACCCGACGGTGGCGGCCTTTATGGTGGAGCCCATCCAAGGCGAGGCGGGCGTGGTGGTCCCCGCGCCCGGGTACCTGCGGAGAGTGAGGGAACTGTGCACCAAGTACAATGTACTGTGGATAGCGGATGAGGTGCAGACTGGGCTCG GTCGCACGGGCAAGCTGCTAGCGGTAGACCACGAGGGCGTGAAGCCCGACATCCTGATCCTGGGGAAGGCGCTGAGCGGCGGCGTCCTACCTGTGTCGGCCGTGCTGGCCAACAACGATGTTATGAAC GTGATCACGCCCGGAACCCACGGGTCTACATACGGAGGCAACCCCCTGGCGTGTGCCGTCGCCACTGAAGCTATCAAG GTGCTTCTAGAAGAGAACCTGTCCGAGAACGCGGAGCGGCTCGGCCGCGTGCTGAGAGCTGAACTAGAGACGATCCCGAAGAGCCTGGTGACCACCGTGCGCGGGAAGGGACTCATGAACGCCATCGTCATACACGACA GTATCCCAGCCTACGAAGTCTGCCTGCGCCTGCGCGACGCCGGGCTCCTCGCCAAGCCGACGCACGGACAGACCATCCGCCTGGCGCCGCCGCTCGTCATCACTGAGCCGCAGGTCAAGCAGTGTGCGGATATTATCAAGCAAGTGCTGGTTGACTTCAAGAAATGA
- the LOC105391648 gene encoding trans-1,2-dihydrobenzene-1,2-diol dehydrogenase isoform X3, whose product MGSPLNWGIAGVGMIAHDFLTALATLPACQHRVCAVAGKELERVHRLASLHKIPTAYEGYDALAQDTSVDIVFISVLNLQHYEVAKLMLESGKHVLCEKPLGMTHKQTKSLVELAREKKLFLLEGMWSRFFPAYEALDQHIAAGGLGDVYHINVQFGVEINDIERNLMKDLGGGAVLDLGVYMLQLVQFVYKDAPTDIVCTGHLSKIGVDESISCALKYKDGRTATLSAHTRATMTNKAEIIGTKGTIVLEYFWCPTALHISAANSTEWSLPRGQFKFHFHNSAGLSYEIQECYDCISEGLLQSPKMTLDETVLLAKLADTMRSQVGVLENEL is encoded by the exons ATGGGCAGCCCTCTAAACTGGGGTATAGCGGGCGTGGGCATGATAGCGCACGACTTCCTAACAGCCCTGGCGACGCTGCCGGCGTGCCAGCACCGCGTGTGCGCCGTCGCGGGCAAGGAGCTGGAGCGCGTGCACCGGCTCGCCAGCCTGCACAAGATACCCACGGCCTATGAGGGATACGACGCGCTGGCGCAAGACACTtctgtag ACATCGTGTTCATCAGTGTCCTGAACCTTCAGCACTATGAAGTGGCTAAGCTGATGCTGGAGAGTGGCAAGCACGTGCTGTGCGAGAAGCCGCTCGGAATGACGCACAAGCAGACCAAGTCGCTGGTCGAGTTGGCTAGAGAAAAGAAGCTGTTCCTTCTGGAAGGCATGTGGTCCCGGTTCTTCCCCGCGTACGAGGCTCTGGACCAGCACATCGCGGCGGGCGGGCTCGGCGACGTCTACCACATCAATGTACAGTTTGGAGTCGAAATCAACGACATCGAAAGAAACCT GATGAAAGACCtaggcggcggcgcggtgctAGACCTAGGCGTATACATGCTACAACTAGTGCAGTTCGTGTACAAAGACGCTCCCACAGATATCGTGTGCACGGGACACCTCAGCAAAATCGGCGTAGACGAATCTATATCGTGTGCCCTTAAATATAAGGACGGGCGGACGGCGACACTGTCGGCGCATACGCGAGCCACGATGACCAACAAGGCCGAGATCATAGGGACCAAGGGCACTATTGTG CTGGAATACTTCTGGTGCCCGACGGCGCTGCACATCTCGGCCGCCAACAGCACGGAGTGGTCTCTACCGCGGGGACAGTTCAAGTTCCACTTCCACAACAGCGCCGGCCTCAGTTACGAGATTCAGGAGTGCTATGACTGTATTAGTGAAG GTTTACTTCAAAGCCCAAAGATGACACTAGATGAAACGGTCCTCCTGGCTAAACTAGCTGACACGATGCGATCGCAAGTCGGCGTATTAGAAAATGAACTATGA